The stretch of DNA ccttgatcgatgggttgaaacgaatggcctactctcagaaacacaatatgggttccgcaggggcaaggggacgaatgattgtcttgcgttgctttcttcagaaattcaaatggcttacgccggaaaaaaacaaatggcttcagtattcttggacataaagggggcctttgattctgtttcaatagaggttttgacagacaaattacactctcggggtctgccgcctctattgaataatatgttatataacttgctttgtgagaagcatttgaacttttctcacggagattcggcagtaagtcgggtctcttacatgggcctcccccagggctcatgtttaagcccccttttgtacaacttctatgtaagcgacatcgacaattgccttacacaaaattgcagcctaagacaacttgcagatgatggagtggtctctgtcgtaggatcaacagaatccgacctacaagaacccttacaagatactttgaacaatttttcaacctgggccattgggctagggatcgaattctccacggagaaaacagagatggtggttttttctaggaagcatagaccagcaaaaccaaagcttcaacttttgggtaaaccgatcactcatgctatgtcattcaagtatcttggggtctggttcgactccaaatgtacttggggggcccatattaggtatctgagtaaaaaatgccaacaaagaataaattttctccgtacaattaccgacacctggtggggagcccatcccgaagatcttataatgttgtatagaacaactattctctcaatgatggagtatggcagtttctgttttcaatcagctgccaaaacacacttaattaaactcgagcgaattcagtatctttgtctccgtattgcgttgggatgtatgccctcaacgcataccatgagtctcgaggttttggcaggcctactcccactaaaagatcgcttcaatttattatctcttcggttcttcatccggtgtaaggtcatgaacctattggtgatcggaaattttgagcggctgatcgagctaaattttcactccggattcatgagttcatatcatgaattcatctccatgcaggttgattcttcttcgtatattcccaaccgtgtttgtttccctgactacatcaattcctctgtgcattttgatctgtccatgaagcaagatatccatggatattcagattaccaacgatcgaggatcgctccaacgatcttcgatgaaaaatatacgggtatcaattgtgataatatgtactttactgatgggtccactataaatgagtccacaggatttggagtgttcaacgaaatttttagcacctcacacagtcttcagaatccttgctcagtgtatattgctgaattggcagcaattcattgggcgctggacagcgtcgcctcacgacctgttgaacactattacattgtaacgaatagtcttagctctgtcgaagctatccgttcagtgaggccggaaaagcactcgccgtacttccttgagagaatacgagaaattttgagtgctttatccagacgctgttatgtcattacctttatctgggtcccttcacattgctccattccgggtaatgagagggctgactcattagcaaaggtaggtgcgattgaaggcgatatttatcagcgtcaaatcgccttcaatgaattttactctttagtccgtaaaaataccatcgctaactggcaacgcaaatggaacgaagatgaattgggccggtggcttcactcgattatccctaaggttagcctcaaaccatggttcaaaagtctggacttgagtcgggactttattcgcaccttctcccgactcatgtccaatcactgttcgttagacgcgctactctttcgtttcaatctggccggcagcaatatctgcgtttgtggccgaggttaccacgacatcgaacacgttgtttggtcgtgtgaggtgtatcttgttgccagatcgaatttagagaactcccttcgggctagaggaaggcagcccaatgtgccggtgagagatgtattggctcggttagaccttgattacatgtcccaaatatatgttttccttaaatctatcgatgttcgtgtgtgattatccttatatccttataccctccatttcttcctttgtgagtaattggtccgcttgctataaacagaagaatgaaatgtaaattcacaactgatgtacgaatagatttaagaattgagtgtgtgtgattatcaacattgtaataatttccttataccccatccttttcctgagaaaatgtcacccttttaatctcgagtccaccacgagtaatcggtttcccacattactaaccatagatttaagaaaattgttcatatatatagttttaaaaatatatttaagatttcggctcctttaaacttatgtaactgagcctgtaaaaataaacgaatttataaaaataaaaaaaaaaaaaaatcatttacgcatatcatggaatctcaaccattatggaatcgtttaatttttatagttttggctaTGAGGGCTCTGCATAtcccgtaactataaaagttcgatcataggaaatagttggtcattcacaatttacgtgagatatttttataatacagatttcactgaagaagatccatgatatgagagaaaatatatgaacgtttgactgggcagcactctcaggcttctcaatccgtttattgataaatacgcagagaaaattcttcctgtccacgtggactcagtctataccccctcccccctctccgtggacaagagtggacattttcttaccccctaccccccctaaagttgtccacgtggtatgtggacagcccctaactagcatatacacacaaaagaggaggcgatatacgtatatgccatattttgtacgcatatagagccgtatataacgatatgcgatgctttttggactgatatgcgatttgatacgacaacgttaccacccagcaaacatcaaatcgcacaacaagcgtatatatatcatcatatgccctaaaatttggttggcatataatgcgcctaactggcatatgcatgcaaaagtggaggccatatacatacatagcaaatgcttaccgaatttgtttggatgaatatgcaactttgaccggctataatagcgacttgtgccctactcatatacgatttattacagacattggaaaaaaaaacaaatggcgcaaaatattttcgtgaaatgtttattatagcctcatttttatatatgagtatttatgtttgtagaaataataattgtttgattgacttgtgttgggagtggaattgaatgtttaaaatggcacagattgatgtttggtgaaaactgctccgatatgggttcgaactccggtcgtctggattatcatccaccagctatctcgcgcggctatctgatatttaattcaacagcggttaaaactttcgagtgcatcagcatttcattgacatttcaatatgatgtaatatgccctttattaggatctaatatgatttactgtttcatgattttcttcagcatgcaacacgaattactacagtactgaatcgatttaaattatacgcttatacgacacacaaactgcatcagcgtaatatacgcatatgatgcggattaaatatattttacgacaatgtacatcataaaattgatgtttattataccgatatgcgacttaatttgataatggtatataaaatcgagtttttacattttatgcgatttcaaatatacatgatacatactttgattgatattatatgcgattatgatttattcggatttcttgtaagacttggcacgtgcaaaattatacgatttaatgtttgctgggcactcaatccatcgatgacatggaaaatcgtgtttttgcattttagatatatatgatcgatattttgattgatattttatgcgattgtgatttgatacgaaattatatgtgacttatcatgtgcaaagttatacgatttaatgtttgctgggcagaaACAAGTTTCGTTCAAGAATTTTTCATTGTTCGCAGAAAATCTTTCAAATTATTGATggagatttttatttgatacaataaatttaattttgattGATCATTTTCATTCCGAAAATCTGTAGATTTCTCTTACGACTATGAAGGTTAGAATTGCTGCATTCCTCCAAACGATAAAAATGAACGTGTAGGGTTGAAGAATAATGATAATGCGGAATGGAGTGATTCTTGCTACTTTTCTCATTACTGATAATGTCAGTGCTACTGATCGTGTAAAGGCCGCTTTAGTTACTagcaatactttgaaaaataacagactatttagaaaaaaaaattccccaaaacaattgaatagtttttatttttaaactgaATTTTCCAACGATATTGATAATGATCAATATTCTTATTCAGAAAATCTGAAACCTCAGAAATCCCGGGATATGATACCCGGTTTTGCAAGCAATGATGAtgcatgtgattttttttcaagctcACTGACAGCTGTTAGGGTAACTGTCAGTCGATTATCAAAATTGCAAAATCGTCTCTCTCTTTTTGATCCGCCATTGTGTCAGAGTTGTTGCTCGACGATTTGCTCTACAATAAAAAGTGAGTTTTGACTtgaaattttcgttcaaatatcATACCTTCTTGTGAAATAGAAGCTTATTGTATTGTTCTTCTTACAGCTATCAACAATGGAAAACGACGCCGGAGAATTTGTTGATTTGTACTGCCCAAGGAAATGGTATGTATCGAACGACTTTTCATCAATTTACTAACACGTGTCGGCAGCGGTGTCCACAATCACTTTACATGCCATATTCGGTGAATTCCAAAAGATATTACCTAAATTTCAgccgaaaaaacgaaaaatggtAGAATTTGTGACTTTCCCCatatgaacagaatattttcgaaattgGCATAATTGTAGCACCGAATCGGATTGTTTACAACTCTAACCTCACATTGTTTTGTGTCACCGTCcgcagctcgtccagcaaccgAATCATTCACGCAAAGGATCATGCCTCCATTCAGATCAACGTTGTTGATGTGAACCCACGAACCGGCCGTATGGCGGAAACCTCGAAGGTTTACGCTATCTGTGGTGAAATCCGTCGAATGGGAGAATCGGACGATTGCGTCGTTCGCCTCGGCAAGAAAGACGATGTGGTGGCCAAGTAAATATTTTGATTTGCGTTTGTTTACTAGTTGATGCTGATTGATTCTATTCTCATTTCAGGACCTACTAAACTACTGTTTTAAGCTAAGAGGTATCAAATAAAAACAACTCCAACCTACGTTATAGTTAAAAATTCGTTTTGATGACAAATCGATGGTTCAAAAGGATAACGACGGATACTTTAGTGATACGCGCTTAtatcagggtgtcgactaccttgaaaatcaggggaTTTACACAATGTCAGGGAACatcagggaatttcgtcatCAAGctggaaaaaaactaaattccgCTAATTAGAATTTTGGATTATTGCAAAAGCTGAGAATGTCTAAATATGGCGTGGTAAAAAGCGCTTTATGATGATGTTTGGCTTTGTCCCGTATCCTAAATCTGAGCTCGATGAAACATTGAAACGCTATACTCTGTCGTTGGTTTCGACGAGCCTTTGAACAAGACTGCAAAGAGGCTGCAGATGGATCTGAATGTTAGATTTTGGAATGAAGAAGAGATGGAGGTGACGAATCATTACATGACGGAACGTTTCCAAGCATCAGAGATCAACTTGAAGCTTTCGAAGAAGGTTGGGAAAAAAGAACCTTTATttgtgggtgaaattcaaaactatttttaatatgcttcggattgtccgatttgggtcaaatattgttgcaaaatttgttgccattctaatggTAGCTCTATGGTGTCTCTATAAAGGAGTATTGATTCTTATTGGTGGAAAACtcaagcaatagatttttataaTCATTTCttgataacaattttttatcactctggaaattttgcaatgcgagacaccctgtaactcacaactgaatggaataaacaaaaaaactgaaaaatattgTCTAAACTTGAAATGGTATGattgatattacgcgagatattgatcactaaagccaggtcccgagaaaataatggacatCGTTTTTCTCAACCTAATATATTTGAACTGACTTCTTCTTGTGTCGATGGACGGTACCAACGTGAATTGATCATTTTACGCGAGTCCAGTGGAGAAGTCGAGATAAAAAACTCTTGAATTTGGGTAGCTTCGTATTGAATATTTTACACGGTTCAAGAATAATGTATTCAAAAAAAGCTCTCCAAAATTTTACGACAGACAAATCTTAAAATTTTGTCTGGGATGCGAATGCCTATTTTAAAACTTATGAAGCATTGAAATATCCTTGATCTTGCCGTCATTGAATTCCGATAAAAAAAATGACTGGAAAACGATTTCGAGAAACTTTTGACACTATTAATCTTCTTGATATTTGACGGATTTTGGACGTTTCAGTAGAGCTCCAGCTGGCTTAATACTGAAACAATATTGATAGCAACAAGAGCAACAATTTTGTTCACTATAATCCGAAAAATGAACAACTGGAGCATTTTTAGAACAGATAGGTTTACGGAactttttatcaaaaatggTCTTCGGCCATTCGTGTGGAAACCCCAACGTTAAAAAGGTTTTTCCATTAATACCAAATGTTTTTAGAAAACATCTGTGAGGAAACGGTTATGCTATGCGACAAGTTTATGATGGTATGCTTCACATTAGAAGATAAGCACCAATAAAAACGTGCTAGTTAATTCAACAAGTTCGATTCTCATTCTCTTTATCTAGAAGACAAGGAAAGTCGGAAGAAAGAAGTTTTTGCGTTAAATGAGTTAATTAATGAGAAAATTAAAGTAACGGCCACGGGAAGCAGAATCGAAATTTCTGGAGGTGAAACGAAGATAACTTCGTAAAACGCACAGAAGGGAGCCGAAAGATTACAAGAAAATGCATTTCGTTAACATTGTAACAGTGCCGTGAAATTGACcctaatcaaaatgaaaatgaatcatCCTGTAATAGTATTTAAGGGTCCTTAAAGATAACTTCGAACTGTATTagtaaatccattttttattcCTTAACGGCACTTCTCAGTCGCTGTTTATCTCAAATaaaaatcacaacaaatcatttATTGGAAGATATCAAAGACGTTTCTAAATTTCATTGTTTGAGCTAACTGAATATTTAAGGAATTACAGCTAAAGTACTAGTAAATAATTTGATTACCAGTCTACACctggaatttttctgaaaaattactgtaatatcagcgaatttttttcgggttttgagtcgacaccctgtatATGTACCTTTTTCTCGTTGAGCATATACGTGATGCgatatagggccctattccagaaaacgagacgagcaattcgtcagcagagcagagcagttgtatggatgaatcgatctaatttcgaccgtggatcgatctccatcgctgttgattgttgcgtggacgtagctattctgtaacaacacaaagatggtcaatgagggtcctgagttttgaactcacgatcgatcgcttactaagcgaacgcgcaaccaatgtgactacggagacccccaggaGTTTCATTgagatgttttatttggtagactggagtgacttcagtcagtttttctcggtttgatcagtgatgtcagatgagaagacatgtttttgttttgagaaaaacaacaaacagttttaaaattgatcaatcgatatttttttctcagtgccaaaatataaaaaaaaacataacaaaaaggaataagtttcatatatcttttggtttcattgatatttttcctcgagcatatgggTTTATcatcagacgttttgttattatggatttattgggggcaatgtttcttcttcttcttctttttggctttaagagggtttaaacttttcagttcattcgcctttaggggggcaatgtttgttcacctaatcaacgatttatcaagaaagtCCTAATTTGAAGTTTCTGAGTTTCTTGTTTTTTCTTAGCTGGAAAGCGCTTGGTGGGACTGAAATTTGATCGGTCATCCTTTATTATCTTGGCTCAAGAGGATAAAGCACCATCATCTATCAGTATATGTATGTCTTATTATAATCAAAGAAATTATTAGGTCTAATTAGCCTATAACTGCAGAACAATATTtcgtaaaaaataatatttattccTTCGTTGGCTCGTCGATATTATACTTGTCCGGAACAGCGCCTGTTGTGGGTCGTAAgaactacatcgccagttgaCGTAGCATCAgtatcctttggtagtgagtgcctTCTTGTTATGTTTATAGCTCCTGTAGTAATCTGATCTCAACAGGTATTAAATTTCGCTTACGCAATAGTAGAATAAGGGAGAATTCACAATTGAGGGTAAGAGAAGCGGACTAAGTAACAAAGTTAGCACTTCATAGGAAGACACATTTGGGAAACATAAAATCAAGATCGCCACAAGCTAAAATATCGCGAGCTGGCATACTCTCGAAcctctaaatcggcaaccagttgAATTCTCTCATGTCAAAATTCACCAAACGACGTGCGCGTTCAGCAcggaatgattggacatcaatctgaacatagttctaataaaatctctatcaatgTTTAAACCTTTGGGAATTATAGAGTATAGCCATCTTCCAGGAtcatctctgttccattggttttgcaagctggtgagtgactgctgtcgAGAAATGGAGAATAATACCCGATACGCCATTTGTCTTTCGAAAACTGCGCCTTGCCCATCTTTGCGAGTGAACCCACATTCTCATTACCAGAAATAGAGCAATGGGCaggaatccaaatgaaagtgattgGGAAGTTTTATCGACAAGAATATTCAATGCATCCCTAATTTTGACAAGCAAATAAGCTTGGGTCTGCTGTTTCAACGAGTGAATGACTTATAtactgctaagactatccgagaaactAAATTAGTGACCAGGGAAGTAAGCACTCAAAGGTCTTAATTGCTtgatatattgcagccagtTCCGCAACATACACTAAACACAAGGGTTTACAAGTTATGGAAGCTGTTCGGACGAGTGTTAAGAAAACGTTCTTTTTGGCAATCtgttttgatgcaacagatcAAACTGCAAATATATTTTCCCATTAATTCGATATCACATAATTTAGTATTGATCTTACAATTTTAGTTTCCTTCGCCTTCTGAACAAAAACGTTTCCCTACTGTTTGGTGAATTTCAGTTCAATGTCGTGGATTCGTATTAGTGATCTAGATTAGACAATGAAAATGATCTATTCAAACCCCGTTATATTCACAATTTGAATTCATTATCTACCTGCCGTTCTACCGctaattcaaatttgaatttcagCCCAGTAAACTTGCAAATACCTTTCTTCCACAATTACACGATCTTTCAAGCTTTCTTAAATTTCCTACTAACTTTCTCCAACTCTCTCTTAAAACTTTACACAATTTCCTTTTCACAATTTCCCAATGGCTCTTTTGTGCAACTCTCAGCTTTTCTTCCAAATAGcgaatgtttgttttttgtttcctcTATCTGTCTTTGACGTTTCTCGCTCCGTTCTTTTCCCCATCGGCCAAAGTCTACAGCGATGCGGCAGGAACAACACCAGTGTGGCCAGAACATTCCCCGGCCCGTAACCCTGTCCCGGGAGTCAAATCCCGATCAGAGTTACCTTCCTCACCGATTTCCATCACTGCCAGTTTCGCTGTCGCTCGCTTGAACCGTCCGCTCTTTGTTCGAATCCAAGCCTGTCGGATTCTTCCATCTCCAGAAATGATGGGTTCCTCCACTACTCCACGAATCCAGCACTTCCGGTTATTTCCTTCGATGACATATACTATGTCTCCAGCTCGTAACGGTCTTGTCTCACCAAACCACTTAGTCCGCGTATTCAGCGATGGAACGTACTCCTTAAGCCAGCGTTCCCACATAATGTTAGCTAGCTGCTGCGAACGCTGGAAAGCGTCTCGAAGCGCCACCGCTGGGTTCGAGGTtggtttgtgctcccgtggccgagttgttagcgtcataactaacatgccgggtgttcgggttcgattcccgttctggtcgggggaatttttcgtcaaagaaatttcctccgacttgcactgtgatcacgcgtattctagagcttgccactcagaatgcattcaaggcgtgttatttggcatagaaatctcaactaagtactaataaaaatgacgcaagtaatactacgttgagacggcaaagttcctctaggaacgttagtgccattgaagaagaagaagaagaagaagaagaaaacagcACACGGTGAATTCGGTGAAGCACCCTTCAAAAAATGATTCGGCGTAAGTGCTTCTGCTTCGTCAGACTGTTGAGAAACGTAGGTGAGTGGACGAGAGTTGACTATGTCCTCCGCTTCAACGATGGCAGTCTGCAGAATTTCGTCCGTTATTCGTCTACCGTCGTCAAGAACAGTCAGTACTTCCTTCACTGAACGTACGAGGCGCTCCCACACGCCCCCCATATGAGGTGCTGCTGGGGGGTTAAACGTCTATTTCGTTCTCGCACTCGTAAGTTGATCAGCACAGTCGTCTCCGATATTCCTCACAGCCTCTATTATTTCTTTGCTGGTGCCTCGCAGATTCGTCCCATTGTCGGAGAAGAACTCGAAAGGCCAGCCTCGGCGACTGGTAAACCTATCGATCGCCATCAAACACGACTGGGTTGTCAATCCATGAGCCACTTCCAGGTGAACAACGCTATCCACCGTTTCTCCGTCCTGCGACCAACGGTCACCTCGATCGGTCCCAGGTAATCCACACCGACGTAACTAAACGGGCGAAGATTCGGCGTGAGCCTCTGCACCGGCAGCGGAGCCATACGTGGAACTTGAGGTCGACTACGGTGTACCTTGCACCAAACGCATAACGACGACACCTTCCGAACTACTGCATCCACGTGCGGAATATAGTACAGTTGCCTCAGTTCGTTCTTCACCGCTTGACGGTACCCATGACCGCTCTTCTCGTGGTAGTACTGGACAATCAATCTGGTAATCCTGTGATTGCTTGGAAGAATCACTGGAAATCGCATATCAAACGGAAGGAATTCCGCTCGCTCGACTCGGCCTTCCATTCGTATTAAACCTTTTGCATCGACCAACGGTGTTAGCTTGTACAGCGGACTGGACTTCTCCAGCGCCATCCACTGATTTACCGGGCGATCCTTGTTCCTCTTGAGTACCTTCATCTATAAAGCATTCAGCCTGCGCCGTCTTCATCAGAAACAATTCCGCTTTCTCATACTCGTTCTGCTGCAACGGTATGTGAACCGACGCAGCGAACCTCTGCTTCAGCACTTTTAACTGTCTGCCTGTTGCTCGCAGAGTCTCAATCGGCAGCCCTTGAATCTTCCTCCTGCCGTTAGACACAAAACGGAATACGCAGGCCATCGTACGTACCAGTACTGTCCACTTGGAAAAGCGAAGAGCGTCCACGAGAACATCCGGTACCTTCACATCGTGCAGCAACAAATGAACGCGTAGCTCCTCCGTTGAGTTTGCTGGCGGTAATTCCTTTTTCGGCCACTCTTCTACTCTCTTGTACAAAAAGGAAGGACCTCGAACCCACGTGCTATCCGGATGCATTTCTGGGTCCTTACCCCACTTCGTAAGCTGGTCTGCTACGTTTAACCTTGTCGGAACCCAGCGCCAGTCCGTCAGCTTTGTCAGGCTAAGTATTTCTCCGATCCTAAATCCGACAAACTGTTTGTATCTGCGCTGATCAGACCGAATCCACGACAGTACCACGCTTGCGTCGATCCAGTATACCACTCTATCAACCTTAAAGCTGTGGCTCTCCAGCACCGTCCGTGACAACCGAGCTCCAAGGACAGCCGCAAGAAGTTCTAGGCGAGGGATCGAGATTTGCTTCAGTGGGGCCACCTTGGACCGACTCATAACCAGGGCACACCTCACCTCTCCACGAACAATGGCGCGAAAATACGCCACGCATCCGTACGCTGTCTCACTCGCATCAGCAAATACGTGAAGTTGCAAGTCCGTTATTTCGCCTGACTTGGCATTCCCAAAGTAACTCCGAGGCAGTCTGAACGATCCAATATCTCGCATCATCTGTATCCAACATTGCCACTTCGTGAAAGATACCTCGTCGATTTTATCATCCCAGTCACAACCTGTCCGCCAAAGATCTTGAACCAGCATCTTCCCGCACACGGTGATCGGAGTGAGAAATCCTA from Toxorhynchites rutilus septentrionalis strain SRP chromosome 3, ASM2978413v1, whole genome shotgun sequence encodes:
- the LOC129773068 gene encoding uncharacterized protein LOC129773068, with the translated sequence MAQFDPIGFLTPITVCGKMLVQDLWRTGCDWDDKIDEVSFTKWQCWIQMMRDIGSFRLPRSYFGNAKSGEITDLQLHVFADASETAYGCVAYFRAIVRGEVRCALVMSRSKVAPLKQISIPRLELLAAVLGARLSRTVLESHSFKVDRVVYWIDASVVLSWIRSDQRRYKQFVGFRIGEILSLTKLTDWRWVPTRLNVADQLTKWGKDPEMHPDSTWVRGPSFLYKRVEEWPKKELPPANSTEELRVHLLLHDVKVPDVLVDALRFSKWTVLVRTMACVFRFVSNGRRKIQGLPIETLRATGRQLKVLKQRFAASVHIPLQQNEYEKAELFLMKTAQAECFIDEGTQEEQGSPGKSVDGAGEVQSAVQANTVGRCKRITRLIVQYYHEKSGHGYRQAVKNELRQLYYIPHVDAVVRKVSSLCVWCKVHRSRPQVPRMAPLPVQRLTPNLRPFSYVGVDYLGPIEVTVGRRTEKRWIALFTWKWLMD
- the LOC129777365 gene encoding 40S ribosomal protein S21, translating into MENDAGEFVDLYCPRKCSSSNRIIHAKDHASIQINVVDVNPRTGRMAETSKVYAICGEIRRMGESDDCVVRLGKKDDVVAKTY